One Triticum dicoccoides isolate Atlit2015 ecotype Zavitan chromosome 5B, WEW_v2.0, whole genome shotgun sequence genomic window carries:
- the LOC119305559 gene encoding transcription factor TEOSINTE BRANCHED 1-like, whose protein sequence is MGMDSLWPHHQHPPPPLPPSSEVPDAFSYYCYYPPFAAAAAAKADNPSPPAVPRSRASRSRAVARKDRHSKICTAGGMRDRRMRLSLDVARRFFALQDKLGFDKASKTVQWLLDRSTAAINHLAASMSASMSLSEEDGDGSVLLDLDNNDHAKAMAADAETNKQQEQEHQTAKAKRRSAPAVPSPRKKSNNGGAPVLLPDKASRARARERARERTKERNRLRSEAPEPAPAPARQPVVPAAACSNNYYEEGEQEPWELGGVVFAKPRIKY, encoded by the coding sequence ATGGGGATGGACTCTCTTTGGCCTCACCATCaacaccctcctcctcctcttcctccttcctcAGAAGTGCCAGATGCCTTCTCCTACTACTGCTATTACCCTCCGTtcgccgcggccgcggccgcaAAGGCGGACAACCCGTCGCCTCCGGCAGTTCCAAGGTCAAGGGCGTCAAGATCGAGGGCGGTGGCGAGGAAAGACAGGCATAGCAAGATATGCACGGCGGGAGGGATGAGGGACCGGCGGATGCGGCTGTCCCTGGACGTGGCCCGCCGCTTCTTCGCCCTCCAGGACAAGCTGGGCTTCGACAAGGCCAGCAAGACGGTGCAGTGGCTCCTCGACAGGTCCACCGCCGCCATCAACCACCTCGCCGCCTCCATGTCCGCCTCCATGTCCTTgtcggaggaggacggggacggctCTGTGCTCCTGGACCTGGACAACAACGACCACGCCAAGGCCATGGCGGCCGATGCTGAAACAAACAAGCAGCAGGAGCAGGAGCATCAGACAGCCAAGGCAAAAAGAAGATCAGCTCCTGCTGTTCCAAGTCCAAGGAAGAAGAGCAACAATGGCGGCGCCCCTGTTCTCCTCCCAGACAAGGCGTCCAGGGCAAGGGCCAGGGAGAGGGCCAGAGAGAGGACCAAGGAGAGGAACCGCCTCCGGTCGGAGGCTCCGGAACCGGCACCGGCGCCGGCGAGGCAGCCAGTGGTTCCGGCAGCAGCCTGCAGCAACAACTACTACGAGGAGGGGGAGCAAGAGCCATGGGAGCTGGGAGGAGTTGTCTTTGCCAAACCACGCATCAAGTACTGA